Proteins encoded by one window of Lathyrus oleraceus cultivar Zhongwan6 chromosome 1, CAAS_Psat_ZW6_1.0, whole genome shotgun sequence:
- the LOC127075730 gene encoding LOW QUALITY PROTEIN: xylulose 5-phosphate/phosphate translocator, chloroplastic (The sequence of the model RefSeq protein was modified relative to this genomic sequence to represent the inferred CDS: inserted 3 bases in 2 codons) gives MLSLNVFPSSSSIPFTKPNHHFSINAPHTLKPNLLNRFHHESHLKKTNLSLTPTSQIHRSTTKLASFNGFFSYPFEFSPFSPKPRNQILKAVSDEGEVSPPSTTPKPKNLKKLALVFGFWYFQNIVFNIYNKKVLNIFSFPWLLASFQLFVGSIWMLVLWSLKLQPCPKISKPFIFALLGPALFHTIGHISACVSFSKVAVSFTHVIKSAEPVFSVIFSSVLGDRYPIQVWLSILPIVLGCSLAAVTEVSFNIQGLWCALISNVGFVLRNIYSKKSLQNFKEVDGLNLYGWITILSFLYLFPVAIFVEGSQWIPGYYKAIEAIGKPSILYVWVLVSGVFYHLYNQSSYQALDEISPLTFSVGNTMXESGGYRVFGFGVQEXPVRPLNGLGSAIAILGTFLYSQATAAKKAKKIEGEKSS, from the exons ATGCTATCTCTCAATGTTTTTCCATCTTCTTCCTCCATCCCTTTCACAAAACCAAATCACCATTTTTCCATCAATGCACCTCACACTCTCAAACCAAATCTCCTCAACAGGTTTCACCATGAATCACATCTCAAGAAAACCAATCTTTCTCTCACACCCACATCTCAGATCCACCGTTCAACCACAAAGTTAGCATCTTTTAACGGATTCTTCTCATACCCATTTGAGTTTTCACCGTTTTCGCCAAAACCCAGAAACCAGATTCTGAAAGCTGTATCTGATGAAGGTGAAGTTTCACCGCCAAGCACTACTCCCAAACCTAAAAATCTCAAGAAACTCGCTTTGGTGTTTGGGTTTTGGTACTTTCAAAACATTGTTTTCAACATCTACAACAAGAAAGTGTTGAACATTTTCTCTTTCCCATGGCTTCTTGCTTCTTTTCAGCTCTTTGTTGGTTCAATCTGGATGCTTGTTCTTTGGTCTTTAAAGCTTCAACCTTGTCCAAAAATCTCAAAACCTTTCATTTTTGCACTACTTGGACCTGCTTTGTTTCACACAATAGGTCACATTTCAGCTTGTGTTTCATTCTCCAAGGTTGCTGTTTCTTTCACACATGTTATCAAGTCAGCAGAACCTGTTTTCTCTGTGATATTCTCTTCTGTTCTAGGTGATAGGTATCCAATTCAGGTTTGGCTTTCAATTTTACCTATTGTTCTTGGTTGTTCTTTAGCTGCTGTTACTGAGGTTTCTTTCAACATTCAAGGACTGTGGTGTGCTCTTATTAGCAATGTTGGTTTTGTGTTGAGAAACATTTATTCCAAAAAGAGTTTACagaatttcaaagaagttgatGGATTGAATTTATATGGTTGGATTACTATACTTTCGTTTTTGTATCTTTTCCCGGTTGCGATTTTCGTAGAAGGGTCTCAATGGATTCCGGGGTATTACAAAGCAATTGAAGCTATTGGAAAGCCTTCAATTTTGTATGTTTGGGTTTTGGTTTCTGGTGTTTTCTATCATCTTTATAATCAATCATCTTACCAAGCATTGGATGAGATTAGTCCATTAACTTTCTCGGTCGGAAATACAA AAGAGAGTGGTGGTTATCGTGTCTTCGGTTTTGGTGTTCAGGA TCCGGTTCGGCCGCTTAATGGCCTTGGATCTGCCATTGCGATTCTCGGGACTTTTCTGTACTCGCAAGCTACCGCTGCTAAGAAAGCAAAGAAAATTGAAGGTGAAAAGAGTAGTTAG